AGTGATAGTGAAAATTTTGctcttattcttttttttttttttttttttttttttttttttttacttttttgagTTGAATGATGAATTTGTTACAATTGTGTATCAAACTAGATATATCGTTCCAAATATATGACATTGATACTAGATAGATTATAAGTCATCGACCAAATTTACTCTATTCAAATATCGCTTCAGATGGTTCACTGGATACTCCTCGAAGcctataatatttatttgtgaCGCAAATAACAACTCTCAAAGTTTTCAATCACATCCACCTACAAATCAACCCGAAACAGAGAGAGACAAACACTATTCATAAATAATAgataaaaaagaataaaatacaGACTTGATACCCCAAACTCATGCAATTATGGATTATTAACAACATAATAAAACATGCAAAATTGACACTTGTCAACCTCTTCATACTAACTTTTTGATCGCACTGAGCAAAATAAAttacaaaacaaaataaaaacaacaaaaattatTTCAATTGTGATTTCATGACTTTCACGCCTCAACGAATCTCTGACATACTTCTCATCAATCAAAGTGCAACATAAATTATCGGACACCCCTTGAAGTTTATACATTATATTTATGCATTGAACATGAATGTGTGCGAGTGCTGTGTTGTTTCCAGCATCATACATTTCAAGTAGATTCATTCTCAAAATTTGCAAGCAACTCAATTTACATGTTGGTATAAGTATTTTACTTTCACACACTTTTCTTCCCATTATTAACTAACCAACAATCACAAGCCATTAGGACTTCGTATGTGTAAATCATATCTCAAATAAGTGATACAAAAAAACATACAAGACGATCAACAAAAAGGAGTATATAATTCATGTACTAGCAGATTTTGCGTTCGTTATCCTTCAACTTCATACATTCCCCACTTTTAGCATAAGAATatgatttcatttttttatttggcTCTTCTTATTCtacacttttttttttcagtaAGAAATGCATTGTTAGTTTTTTCTTCACTGGTGTTCCTTTCCATCAATGGTTGTCATTGATAATCATCTGATAATTAAATACATCACCTTCTGCAATATtttgattgattgattgattgttTGAACTCAAATTTATGGTGAGGAAAAAAATATAGAAATAATTTGTGTGGTGatcaaaataattaaagttaattattcaatattaaattataaatattatatatatttaatttgataaaaattgtggtttaattaatttatgtaaATCAAGTAATTCAATTACATATGTTAAGTTGTGTATTCATCCTAAAATTTAAAGTTAATTTATGGTTTTGGTTACGGTTCAATACGATTTCAGTTTTCTTCTATTAATATGatatatgttattttttttatatatgttattatttaataaaataaaacttatattaaatacatttcataatttaaattttatattaatataaaagTATATAAAAGTTAAATGAACAATCGAGATATTTAtgcaatatatttaaaaaatcacatttacattttaaaaaaagtatttGAGGGTAAAATTGGTaccaaaatataatatttataaataataataatggacgcaaaataaataaaataaggaaaaaaaacaaaatattcagtgagtctcatgtaagaccatatcacggatcttaatctgtgagacggatcaaccatacccatattcacaataaaaaagatACTCTTAGGCGGTACATAGGGATagataaataatcctccttatcttatgtttggtacatttttaaaaagcccatgatgataaataattttttgaagGATAAAACATCACTTCTATTAGGTGTGATAGTTTTAATTTAAGGATAAAATATACTACAAATGACATAATTAcactcaatttataaatggtttttataaatctatgctagtaggtagaaattaaaatcaaataaatatttttatttatttttttatattatataaaaatgataattatataaattgatttttataaatctcaataaaattattagtatcacccgattaaccttaaaaattgatatttgacttgattcACAAAATCAAAGGCTCAATtatcataatatataaattaggtaaaaataaataaataatgcaagcactatcgacgcatgaacaaataaaaaatatgaagtcaagcaacaactttgaaattataaaatttattatgataaagttaattttgtcattacaatctaatatataaatttaatcactgttattaaaatcataccaaacattaaatatgatatcttacatcttatttatccttaacttatccttatattatatatcgcatgtttatcctatcatgtgtaccaaactatgtcttagtataaaaagtaatattttttcatagatagtctaaataagagatccgtctcacgaacaCGACctgtgaaactgtctcacacaagtttttgcccaaaaTATTTTGtggtaaaacaaaaaaaaatttagtcaaGAAAATAGAAACAGACGGTcccatttttttgtttttaccaAAAAGAAATATTCCCACCCATTTTCATTTACTTGTATGATATCTAATTTCCgaaaaatggaaaaaataaaataaaaataaaaacaacctATTTGTTTTACATAGTAACACGACAAGACGGGAATGCTGAAATCCTATTGGTCGAACTCGTTTGAAAGTGCCACGTGTATCCACATTATTGCTCTAGATTCGTCCCCGGCCCGATTCCCACCAAATCTATAAATTGCCTCTCCCATTCTTGGTTAACTCGACCTTATTTCTGCGGACAGTGACTGCAAAGATCGATCTAACTGCTCGAATTTTTCcgagtcaaatttttttttacagggTGAGTGATCCAGACCGTTCATTGCCCGTGCAGACAGGACAAAGTGAAACAATCCCCGATTCTTTTTTCGTGTTGCTTAATACAAGTTTTTTGTTGTAGTTGTCGGAATTATCTTATCCGTTATTGCGTGTTTTCTTTTTGATTGGGAGAATATGGAGTTAGGCTCTTAGTTTTTGTTGTGGAGTGCTGAAAAATTATACATGTTGGTTGTCATTCCTTGCGATTGAGATACTGACCAGTGTGAGCTTGCTCGGACTGTGTGCAGTGCAAACCCAATGACCGCTATTGTTATGAAAAGATTTTATGTACGTTGAACTTTTTActctaatttttatttattcaaaattttgttgGCAAATAAGTATTTCCAAATTCCAAATGCTCGTTTTTGATAACGCTTTTACAGTAGTGATGaaagatatttttttatgctgtgaaaatattttatgcttggattattttcaaaaatttagtcgatcattttatttaaattcagaAGGCGAGGTttactattttaattaaaaaaaattatttttttatgtataattCTCTTATATATACAATTTGTATATCTTTTATTGTCAAATCCAACGAATAAAATGTGAAGTTTGAATACTGGGCCTTGAAACATTTAGAAGCCCATTGGCATTTTGGTCCGTTTTAGTACTGATAAACCCTAGCCCACAACTATATAAACTCCCTATTAGCGGGGAGGGTAGCTGGGAAGAATCGGCAAAATGTCAAAGCGAGGTGGGATTTCTGAACCCTAATTTCATCGAATTTGTAATCTTTATTGATTTCATATAAAATTTGTTCATGTACAGGACGTGGAGGATCGGCGGGGAACAAGTTCAGGATGTCGCTTGGTTTGCCGGTGGCGGCGACGGTGAACTGCGCGGACAATACGGGAGCAAAGAATCTTTACATCATATCGGTGAAGGGAATCAAGGGAAGACTTAACAGGCTTCCCTCCGCTTGCGTAGGAGACATGGTGATGGCTACCGTCAAGAAGGGAAAGCCAGATCTCCGTAAGAAGGTCATGCCCGCTGTTATTGTTCGCCAACGCAAACCCTGGCGCCGAAAGGACGGTGTCTTCATGTACTTTGAAGGTATTTTGCGCTAGCTTATACACTTTTTGTTGTTCCCTTTGTTCTCTACTTTTTGCTTATGAGCGAGTGTGTTGCTTAGGTTTCACGATTTTTCTGTGGGTTCCTATTAATACGCTAAGCTTCGATTTTTATACTCTATGGGTGATTTGTATTTCTTCCACGTTTTTCTTGATTATGTTTTACAAAAGCCTCTGCTATACACAGATGCTTACTATATGTTCTTCTGTTGCTGGACGCCTATATGTGGTCCCATTCTTGTTTGCTGAATTAGTTGGGAAAAGCCTGTGATTAGTTTGTTGTTGGGAACTGGGAAGGAGGTAAGACCGCGCAGAAATTGTTTATTGGTTGCTAGGGTAAAGAATTCAGGTTAAGAAAATGATCTAATATTGAAGAATAAAAATCATCATACCTCGAAAGCTAAAAAAAATTGTGCAAGTACAAGTGGCATTTTATGTTTCACGGTGTATATTTTACCTTGCATAGAACTTGTTAATATATTTGCCGATTTTTAAGTTGGCTAATGTTCCCTGTTCCTCAGCAGcttgacacacacacacacacatagatGTTACTGATCTTGGCCATTATACACGAGAATGAACATGTGTACTTATCATTGTCTTTGGCTTCACAGATAATGCTGGGGTCATAGTTAATCCCAAAGGTGAAATGAAAGGTAATGATCGGTCATTAGTAAATTGTTTATAAAAACTAAAAATCCAGTCTTCCCATTTTTTCCCATTTTGCTTTCACTTTAGTATATCAATCTTATTATCAATCTGTGATAGGTTCTGCCATCACTGGCCCAATTGGAAAGGAGTGTGCTGATCTTTGGCCTAGGATTGCTAGTGCTGCCAATGCTATCGTCTAGAAGTCTGAAGTTTCGAGTTCTTGAAATTTTGTGCTTGTGTTTCTTTTTTCATTTGATACTATCAGTTTAAGTGATGAGAATTGTCATGCCTGTTTGATTTTGTACAAGCTCAActgttttaatatatgatgGAGATTCACATTTAccttctttttttttgttgGGAAAGTAgcgttttctttttaaatacttGTGATAGATCGATCATATGAGCTACTTGTCTCAAGGTGTCGAACTCACTTCTTCCCGAAAATAATTTACGCTTTTAGaagtaatataatatataattcttTTGAAACTGGAGGAAGCAACAACAGATGAGCTCTTTGAACCTTGAATATATGCGTGGCCAATTTGATATGTCGGTAGAATTTGGTTGGCTGTTAATGGGCTGATAAAGAGGGATGAAGTCACTTAAATAATGAAGAACTACATCATGCCGCAAGTCCAGAACTTGATTTGGTAAAGGTATTTGACTGCCGTCAGCTCTTTCATTTACCCCTAATTGTAACAGGAATAATGCTAaagatacaattaaaatatttaaatagtgagattttgttattatattgTAAGATTTTACATTGAATTTATCATGATATGTTAATAAATGAAAATCTTGTATCAGATTTTTTGTATTGTAAGAATTGTTATATAAATTTGGTTGTAAATGTAACATTACTCTTGTCACAAACTATCTACGACACAACTGGTACTGTAAAATTTGGTAGgtgtctgttttttttttaaaaaaatctcgtTTTCCATAAAAGAAAGAAGTGTGCATTTCGTGTTGAATCTTTTGACTCTCATTAGAATACCTTAATCTTGTTTTGATCACtaaataaatttcataaataaaagACTACGTAAAAGAATATGCGGCATGCTTTAGCCTTTATACGAGGAGGCCAGGCACCGATTTGTTTCAAGGAGTGAAAAACTGAAGTAACGCCACTCCTATTTCTAACATTGAAGCACCCCAACCCCAACTGTCATAAATGGTTTGattaatttgttaaaatttcAGAAATTACATCAAAAAATGTATGCCGAATATATTGGCCACAAACAAATAGGTGTCTCATCAACACAACACTGACTATTCTGAATCATTATTATTCTATTCATGTCCGATAGAAAAGAAGAAAAGGGATAGAAGAGAAGACGTCAATGACTCAATGGCAAGCTTTATTCTTCTTTTATCTTCAATGGAACCACCCCTTATCCATTCAGGAATACTTTTTAGGCAGATGTCTTTGGATCACAAGCACGTCCCTCATCATCCAAAGGTCGTAAATAAGGTAATGAGATGCTAATTAAGTACCGTCGTACCTCTCAGGGCACTGCCCTCATATGCATCTCGGGGTAGCGCCTAATAAATACATAGAAACAAAACGAGCCATCACAATTAGGCGACTGATCCACCACTTGTCACCTCCATCGGTATCTCTTAATTTACAACACACCATCGAATATTTAGTTTTGCTGACACCTCCCCCCACTCGACAAAGGAATATCACCCCTTTTTCTTGGATATCCATCATTTATACTTACTTATATGTCAACTTGTAAATAGCTCACACCACTCAAAATACTTTGAtcttgaaggaaagattcattCATATATCCATGATGGGGAACGAAGGCACCACTACTGCAGTCACATTTGCTGGTTTTCTTCGTGTAAAAATGCCTCGGAACGGTTTTCGTGGATGGTATGCAGCAAGAATGATGCTGCAGAGGTGCAAGTCACACTGGAAACGGCTCGTGAGCCGGAAAAGGAACACCATACGGTATAGTTATGATGCACAGAGCTATTATCAGAACTTCGACGATGGATGTAGAGGCGACGTCCATCCTTCGCGTTTTGCTCCCCTTTGATCCCATTTTAGTTCTAAACCTTTTGCACGTTTTCCTCACAATGTTTGTTTTCGAAAAATAACACTTTGTTGCTGCCGTTTGAGGCCTTCTCTCTATAATTAATGAATTTCACATTCAAATGTAATCATGATCTGTTTGTCGATCGAATGTTTAAGAGCTGCATATGGTTCCATTATCCTTATTATGCTTTTAAATTTTATGATGCATTCAATCTTCTcaccttaaaattaattatttccatATAAAAAATCAAAGCCACTTAATACTTATATTCAATAAATGAACATGACACATGTTGCAATAAATCCAAGCATCCAAACCTGAAACATAAAAAGATTCACACCACAAAAAGATCGTCGCTATTTAAATTAGCAATGGTTTGAATTCTGTAAAAGAAACGGTCGTCGTTGAAAATTAGTGACGGTTTCAAGAAGAACTCCTCATCAAACcggtttatgtttatttgatgtcTTGTTGATTTGTGATGGTTTTTGCAGTGAACCATCACTATCTGCGAAGGTTTTGATTCGAATTGTCACTAATTAGCgcattaaaattttcaaaataatcaaaataatataattatgatttttaattattGTCCACTGTTTTGCGACTATTTTTTACGTCGGAAAATGTTGATGTGTTCCCAAAAATTTCGGTTTATGATGATATATATGGGTAAATAACCGATTTAGTACTCTAAGTTACCATATGTTCATTTTTGGTATCTACCTAAtcaaatttgtgttttaataATGTAActtgttttatttttgttgattttgagtcTTATTTCGTCGAAGTGCTGATGTGGGACGAACATATGATCAATTTTCTACGCCACatcaaaaatttctacaatCACATCAACACTACGATGAAATAAGACAAAAAACTGACAAAATTCAAAGTTACAGGACTAAAATATAACTTTGAGAAGTTGGAGTACTAAAAGATCAAAAAAGCAAAATTAGAACTTACATGACTAAACTATTATTTTTCCTGTATATATactttgattgagattatatatatatatatatattatatgtatatatatattatattaatgtaTGTATGTAACATTTAACGCCAATGTAAAACCCAAAAACACATAATTCATACATCATATTAATgatcttttaaaatatatattttaaaacaaaattaaaaacccctTGTAAAATCTGATTTCTAAAACACagtgtttaaattattttaattttatataaataaattatactttttatatatttatagaaACAGGCTACAaatatctttttttaaaaaaaataaaaaaaattaaataaaagaaagaaagaaaccaaacAAAAAACAAGTCGCCCAAAGTCATGGGTCACCAAGCCGGCAAGCCGCCCTTTTAGCCCACTCAAATAATATTATGCAAGCCGCCCTTTTAGCCCACTCA
This Primulina eburnea isolate SZY01 chromosome 2, ASM2296580v1, whole genome shotgun sequence DNA region includes the following protein-coding sequences:
- the LOC140823274 gene encoding large ribosomal subunit protein uL14 codes for the protein MSKRGRGGSAGNKFRMSLGLPVAATVNCADNTGAKNLYIISVKGIKGRLNRLPSACVGDMVMATVKKGKPDLRKKVMPAVIVRQRKPWRRKDGVFMYFEDNAGVIVNPKGEMKGSAITGPIGKECADLWPRIASAANAIV